A DNA window from Enterobacter cloacae subsp. cloacae ATCC 13047 contains the following coding sequences:
- the aceA gene encoding isocitrate lyase, with amino-acid sequence MKTRTQQIEELKKEWTQPRWEGIRRPYSAEEVVKLRGSVNPECTLAQNGAVKMWHLLHGGSKKGYINSLGALTGGQALQQAKAGIEAIYLSGWQVAADANLASSMYPDQSLYPANSVPSVVDRINNTFRRADQIQWAAGIEPNDPRFIDYFLPIVADAEAGFGGVLNAFELMKSMIEAGAAAVHFEDQLASVKKCGHMGGKVLVPTQEAIQKLVAARLAADVLGVPTLVIARTDADAADLITSDCDPYDSEFITGERTSEGFYRTHAGIEQAISRGLAYAPYADLVWCETSTPDLALAKRFADAIHAKYPGKLLAYNCSPSFNWQKNLDDKTIASFQQQLSDMGYKYQFITLAGIHSMWFNMFDLAHAYAQGEGMKHYVEKVQQPEFAAGKEGYTFVSHQQEVGTGYFDNVTTIIQGGASSVTALTGSTEEAQF; translated from the coding sequence ATGAAAACCCGTACCCAACAAATCGAAGAACTGAAGAAAGAGTGGACACAGCCGCGCTGGGAAGGTATCCGTCGCCCATACAGCGCTGAGGAAGTGGTGAAACTGCGTGGCTCGGTCAATCCGGAATGCACGCTGGCGCAAAATGGCGCGGTGAAGATGTGGCATCTGCTGCATGGCGGCTCCAAAAAGGGCTACATCAACAGCCTCGGTGCACTGACCGGCGGTCAGGCGTTGCAGCAGGCGAAGGCCGGTATCGAAGCCATTTATCTTTCCGGCTGGCAGGTCGCGGCGGATGCCAACCTGGCCTCCAGCATGTATCCGGATCAGTCGCTCTATCCGGCAAACTCGGTGCCGTCGGTGGTGGATCGGATCAACAACACCTTCCGCCGTGCGGATCAGATCCAGTGGGCGGCAGGTATTGAGCCAAACGATCCGCGCTTTATTGACTACTTCCTGCCGATCGTCGCGGATGCAGAAGCCGGTTTCGGCGGCGTGCTGAACGCCTTTGAGCTGATGAAATCGATGATTGAGGCCGGTGCAGCGGCCGTACACTTCGAAGATCAGCTGGCCTCGGTGAAGAAATGCGGACACATGGGCGGCAAAGTGCTGGTCCCGACCCAGGAAGCGATTCAGAAGCTGGTCGCTGCGCGTCTGGCCGCTGACGTGCTCGGCGTGCCGACGCTGGTGATTGCCCGTACCGACGCGGACGCGGCTGACCTGATCACCTCTGACTGCGATCCATACGACAGCGAGTTCATTACCGGCGAGCGCACCAGCGAAGGATTCTATCGTACCCATGCTGGCATTGAGCAGGCCATCAGCCGTGGCCTGGCGTATGCACCGTACGCAGACCTGGTCTGGTGCGAAACCTCCACGCCGGACCTGGCGCTGGCAAAACGCTTTGCCGATGCTATCCACGCCAAATACCCGGGCAAACTGCTGGCCTATAATTGCTCGCCGTCCTTCAACTGGCAGAAGAATCTGGACGATAAAACCATCGCCAGCTTCCAGCAGCAGCTGTCAGACATGGGCTACAAGTATCAGTTCATCACCCTGGCGGGGATCCACAGCATGTGGTTCAACATGTTCGACCTGGCGCACGCCTACGCGCAGGGTGAAGGCATGAAGCACTATGTCGAGAAAGTGCAGCAGCCGGAGTTTGCCGCGGGCAAAGAGGGCTATACCTTTGTTTCTCATCAGCAGGAGGTGGGAACCGGTTACTTTGATAATGTGACCACGATTATTCAGGGCGGCGCCTCCTCCGTCACTGCCTTAACGGGGTCAACAGAAGAAGCACAGTTCTAA
- the iclR gene encoding glyoxylate bypass operon transcriptional repressor IclR — protein MVTTVPAKRGRKPAATPAAQQGGQVQSLTRGLKLLEWIAESHSSVALTELAQQAGLPNSTTHRLLTTMQQLGFVRQVGELGHWAVGAHAFIVGSSFLQSRNLLAIVHPILRKLMEESGETVNLAVLDQSDHQAIIIDQVQCTQLMRMSAPIGGKLPMHASGAGKAFLSQLSEEQVTGLLHRKGLHAYTHATLVSPVHLKEDLALTRKRGYSFDDEEHALGLRCIAACIFDEHREPFAAISISGPISRMTDDRVTELGALVIKAAKEVTLAYGGIR, from the coding sequence ATGGTCACGACCGTTCCCGCGAAACGCGGCAGAAAACCTGCTGCCACCCCCGCCGCACAACAGGGTGGACAGGTTCAATCGCTTACACGCGGTTTGAAGCTGCTGGAATGGATAGCCGAGTCGCACAGCAGCGTGGCCCTGACGGAGCTGGCCCAACAGGCTGGTTTGCCGAACTCCACTACGCACAGGCTGCTGACCACCATGCAACAGCTTGGCTTTGTGCGTCAGGTTGGCGAGCTGGGGCACTGGGCAGTCGGCGCCCATGCGTTCATCGTCGGCAGCAGCTTCCTGCAAAGCCGCAACCTGCTTGCGATTGTGCACCCTATCCTGCGCAAATTAATGGAAGAGTCGGGCGAGACCGTGAATCTGGCCGTACTCGACCAGAGCGACCATCAGGCGATTATTATTGATCAGGTACAGTGTACCCAGCTGATGCGTATGTCAGCCCCCATTGGCGGTAAGCTGCCTATGCACGCGTCCGGCGCGGGGAAAGCCTTTCTGTCGCAGCTGAGCGAGGAACAGGTGACGGGGCTGCTGCACCGTAAAGGCCTACACGCCTATACCCACGCCACGCTGGTTTCACCGGTACATCTGAAAGAAGATCTGGCTCTGACCCGTAAGCGCGGCTATTCGTTTGACGACGAAGAGCACGCCCTGGGCCTGCGCTGCATTGCGGCCTGTATCTTTGACGAGCATCGCGAACCGTTTGCCGCCATCTCCATCTCGGGGCCGATTTCACGTATGACCGACGATCGCGTCACCGAGCTGGGTGCGCTGGTGATTAAGGCTGCGAAAGAGGTCACCCTGGCGTATGGTGGGATTCGCTAG
- the metH gene encoding methionine synthase, translated as MSSKVEQLRAQLNERILVLDGGMGTMIQSYRLSEDDFRGERFADWPCDLKGNNDLLVLSKPQVIADIHNAYFEAGADIVETNTFNSTTIAMADYQMESLSAEINYEAAKLARACADAWTARTPEKPRYVAGVLGPTNRTASISPDVNDPAFRNITFDQLVAAYRESTKALVEGGSDLILIETVFDTLNAKAAIYAVKEEFEALGVELPIMISGTITDASGRTLSGQTTEAFYNSLRHAEALSFGLNCALGPDELRQYVQELSRIAECYVTAHPNAGLPNAFGEYDLDADTMAAQIREWAESGFLNIVGGCCGTTPEHIAAMSNAVAGLPPRKLPELPVACRLSGLEPLTIGDDSLFVNVGERTNVTGSAKFKRLIKEEKYSEALDVARQQVESGAQIIDINMDEGMLDAEAAMVRFLNLIAGEPDIARVPIMIDSSKWEVIEKGLKCIQGKGIVNSISMKEGVDIFIHHAKMVRRYGAAVVVMAFDEVGQADTRERKIEICRRAYKILTEEVGFPPEDIIFDPNIFAVATGIEEHNNYAQDFIGACEDIKRELPHALISGGVSNVSFSFRGNDPVREAIHAVFLYYAIRNGMDMGIVNAGQLAIYDDLPAELRDAVEDVILNRRDDATERLLDLAEKYRGSKSDDAANVQQAEWRSWDVKKRLEYSLVKGITEFIEQDTEEARQQAARPIEVIEGPLMDGMNVVGDLFGEGKMFLPQVVKSARVMKQAVAYLEPFIEASKEQGSSNGKMVIATVKGDVHDIGKNIVGVVLQCNNYEIIDLGVMVPADKILRTAREVNADLIGLSGLITPSLDEMVNVAKEMERQGFTIPLLIGGATTSKAHTAVKIEQNYSGPTVYVQNASRTVGVVSALLSDTQRDDFVARTRKEYETVRIQHARKKPRTPPVTLQAARDNDLAFDWASYTPPVAHRLGVQEVTANIETLRNYIDWTPFFMTWSLAGKYPRILEDEVVGEEAKRLFKDANDMLDKLSAEKALNPRGVVGLFPANRVGDDIEIYRDETRTHVLTVSHHLRQQTEKVGFANYCLADFVAPKLSGKADYIGAFAVTGGLEEDALADAFEAQHDDYNKIMVKAIADRLAEAFAEYLHERVRKVYWGYAANENLSNEELIRENYQGIRPAPGYPACPEHTEKGTIWQLLDVEAHTGMKLTESFAMWPGASVSGWYFSHPDSKYFAVAQLQRDQIEDYALRKGMSVSEVERWLAPNLGYDAD; from the coding sequence GTGAGCAGCAAAGTAGAGCAACTGCGTGCGCAGTTAAATGAACGAATTCTGGTGCTGGACGGCGGCATGGGCACCATGATCCAGAGCTATCGCCTCAGTGAAGACGATTTCCGTGGCGAACGTTTTGCGGACTGGCCATGCGATCTCAAAGGTAACAATGACCTGCTGGTATTAAGCAAACCGCAGGTGATTGCGGATATCCACAACGCCTACTTCGAAGCGGGGGCGGATATCGTTGAAACCAACACCTTCAACTCGACAACCATCGCCATGGCGGATTACCAGATGGAATCCCTGTCGGCGGAGATAAACTATGAGGCGGCGAAGCTGGCCCGCGCCTGTGCCGACGCGTGGACGGCGCGCACGCCGGAGAAACCGCGCTACGTTGCCGGGGTGCTCGGCCCAACCAACCGCACCGCCTCTATTTCACCGGACGTAAACGACCCGGCGTTTCGTAACATCACCTTTGACCAGCTGGTGGCAGCCTACCGTGAATCAACCAAAGCGCTGGTGGAAGGCGGTTCCGACCTGATCCTGATTGAAACGGTTTTCGATACCCTCAATGCCAAAGCCGCGATTTACGCGGTGAAAGAGGAGTTCGAGGCGCTGGGCGTCGAGCTGCCAATTATGATTTCCGGCACCATTACCGATGCCTCTGGCCGTACCCTGTCCGGGCAGACCACCGAAGCGTTTTATAACTCCTTGCGCCACGCGGAAGCGCTCTCCTTCGGCCTGAACTGTGCGCTGGGTCCGGATGAGCTGCGCCAGTATGTGCAGGAACTGTCACGTATTGCGGAATGCTACGTCACCGCACACCCGAACGCCGGTCTGCCAAACGCCTTTGGCGAATATGATCTGGATGCGGACACCATGGCGGCGCAGATCCGCGAATGGGCCGAATCCGGTTTCCTGAATATCGTTGGCGGCTGCTGCGGCACCACGCCAGAGCACATCGCCGCAATGAGCAATGCCGTGGCCGGTCTGCCGCCGCGTAAACTGCCCGAGCTGCCGGTTGCCTGCCGGCTCTCCGGCCTTGAGCCGTTGACCATCGGTGACGACAGCCTGTTTGTGAACGTTGGGGAACGTACCAACGTCACCGGTTCCGCGAAATTCAAACGCCTGATCAAAGAAGAGAAGTACAGCGAAGCGCTGGACGTTGCCCGCCAGCAGGTAGAAAGCGGCGCGCAGATCATCGACATCAACATGGATGAGGGGATGCTCGACGCCGAGGCGGCGATGGTACGTTTCCTCAACCTGATCGCCGGCGAGCCGGATATCGCTCGCGTGCCGATCATGATTGACTCCTCCAAATGGGAAGTGATCGAAAAAGGGCTGAAGTGCATTCAGGGCAAAGGTATCGTCAACTCCATCTCAATGAAAGAAGGGGTCGATATCTTTATTCACCACGCGAAGATGGTGCGCCGCTACGGCGCGGCCGTGGTGGTGATGGCCTTTGATGAAGTGGGCCAGGCGGACACTCGCGAGCGCAAAATTGAGATTTGCCGCCGTGCGTACAAGATCCTGACCGAAGAGGTGGGCTTCCCGCCGGAAGACATCATCTTTGACCCGAACATCTTCGCCGTCGCCACCGGGATTGAAGAGCACAATAACTACGCCCAGGACTTTATCGGCGCGTGTGAAGACATCAAACGTGAGCTGCCGCATGCGCTGATCTCCGGCGGCGTCTCGAACGTGTCGTTCTCGTTCCGCGGCAACGACCCGGTACGTGAAGCGATCCACGCCGTATTCCTCTACTACGCCATCCGCAACGGGATGGATATGGGGATCGTCAACGCCGGACAGCTGGCGATTTATGACGATCTGCCCGCAGAACTGCGCGACGCGGTGGAAGATGTGATCCTCAACCGCCGTGACGACGCCACCGAGCGGCTGCTCGATCTGGCAGAAAAATACCGCGGCAGCAAATCGGACGACGCTGCCAACGTCCAGCAGGCCGAGTGGCGTAGCTGGGATGTCAAGAAGCGGCTGGAATATTCGCTGGTAAAAGGCATCACCGAATTTATCGAGCAGGATACCGAAGAGGCGCGCCAGCAGGCCGCCCGGCCCATCGAGGTTATCGAAGGGCCGCTGATGGACGGCATGAACGTGGTGGGCGATCTGTTCGGCGAGGGCAAAATGTTCCTACCGCAGGTGGTCAAGTCCGCGCGCGTGATGAAGCAGGCCGTGGCGTATCTGGAGCCGTTCATCGAAGCCAGCAAAGAGCAGGGCTCCAGCAACGGTAAAATGGTTATCGCCACCGTGAAGGGCGACGTGCATGACATCGGAAAGAACATTGTCGGTGTGGTGCTGCAGTGCAATAACTACGAGATTATTGACCTTGGCGTAATGGTGCCGGCGGATAAAATCCTCAGGACCGCGCGCGAAGTCAATGCTGACCTGATTGGCCTTTCCGGGCTGATTACCCCGTCGCTCGACGAGATGGTTAACGTGGCGAAAGAGATGGAGCGTCAGGGCTTCACCATTCCGCTGCTGATTGGCGGGGCGACCACCTCAAAAGCGCATACTGCGGTGAAGATTGAGCAGAACTACAGCGGCCCGACGGTCTATGTTCAGAACGCCTCGCGCACCGTGGGCGTGGTCTCAGCGCTGCTCTCCGACACCCAGCGCGATGACTTTGTGGCCCGGACCCGCAAAGAGTACGAAACCGTCCGCATTCAGCATGCCCGCAAGAAACCGCGCACCCCACCGGTGACGCTTCAGGCGGCACGCGATAACGATCTGGCGTTTGACTGGGCGAGCTATACGCCGCCGGTTGCCCATCGCCTGGGCGTGCAGGAGGTGACCGCCAACATCGAAACGCTGCGCAACTACATCGACTGGACACCATTCTTTATGACCTGGTCGCTGGCAGGCAAATATCCGCGCATCCTGGAAGATGAGGTTGTCGGCGAAGAGGCGAAGCGCCTGTTTAAAGACGCCAACGACATGCTCGACAAACTCAGCGCCGAGAAAGCCCTTAACCCGCGCGGCGTGGTGGGGCTGTTCCCGGCTAACCGCGTGGGGGACGACATCGAAATTTATCGCGATGAGACGCGCACTCACGTGCTGACCGTAAGCCATCACCTGCGCCAGCAAACCGAAAAGGTCGGGTTTGCCAACTACTGTCTGGCCGATTTTGTTGCGCCGAAGCTGAGTGGTAAAGCCGACTACATCGGTGCCTTCGCCGTGACCGGCGGTCTGGAAGAGGACGCCCTGGCGGATGCCTTTGAAGCGCAGCACGATGATTACAACAAAATCATGGTCAAAGCGATTGCCGATCGTCTGGCGGAAGCGTTCGCAGAGTATCTGCATGAGCGCGTACGCAAGGTTTACTGGGGCTACGCGGCGAATGAAAATCTCAGCAATGAGGAGCTGATCCGCGAAAACTACCAGGGGATCCGCCCGGCACCCGGCTACCCGGCCTGTCCGGAACATACCGAAAAGGGCACCATCTGGCAGCTGCTGGACGTTGAGGCCCATACCGGAATGAAACTGACCGAATCTTTCGCGATGTGGCCTGGGGCATCGGTATCCGGCTGGTACTTCAGCCATCCGGACAGCAAATACTTTGCCGTGGCGCAGTTGCAGCGCGATCAGATTGAAGATTATGCACTGCGTAAAGGCATGAGCGTCTCTGAAGTGGAGCGTTGGTTAGCGCCGAATCTCGGCTACGACGCCGACTGA
- the aceB gene encoding malate synthase A: protein MTQQATTVDELAFTQPYGEQEQQILTAEAVEFLTELVTRFTPQRNKLLAARIHQQQEIDNGKLPGFISETASIRRGDWKIRGIPEDLQDRRVEITGPVERKMVINAMNANVKVFMADFEDSLAPDWRKVIDGQINLRDAVNGTISYTNEAGKIYQLKPNPAVLICRVRGLHLPEKHVTWRGEAIPGSLFDFALYFFHNHKNLLAKGSGPYFYLPKTQAWQEAAWWSEVFSYAEDRFNLPRGTIKATLLIETLPAVFQMHEILHALRDHIVGLNCGRWDYIFSYIKTLKNHPDRVLPDRQVVTMDKPFLSAYSRLLIKTCHKRGAFAMGGMAAFIPSKDAERNNQVLNKVKADKELEARNGHDGTWIAHPGLADTAMEVFNHVLGDNKNQLFVTRDDDAPIAEEQLLAPCSGERTEEGMRANIRVAVQYIEAWISGNGCVPIYGLMEDAATAEISRTSIWQWIHHQKTLSNGKPVTKSLFRQMLAEEMRVIQDELGEHRFSSGRFDDAARLMEQITTSDDLIDFLTLPGYRLLA from the coding sequence ATGACTCAACAGGCAACGACGGTCGATGAACTGGCCTTTACCCAGCCGTATGGCGAGCAAGAACAGCAAATTTTGACGGCTGAGGCGGTTGAATTCCTGACTGAACTGGTGACCCGCTTTACGCCGCAGCGCAATAAGCTGCTGGCTGCACGCATTCATCAACAGCAGGAAATTGATAATGGCAAGCTGCCTGGGTTTATTTCGGAAACCGCTTCCATTCGACGCGGCGACTGGAAAATCCGCGGCATCCCTGAAGATTTGCAGGATCGCCGCGTTGAGATCACTGGTCCGGTAGAGCGCAAAATGGTGATCAACGCCATGAACGCCAACGTTAAAGTCTTTATGGCGGATTTTGAGGACTCCCTGGCCCCGGACTGGCGTAAAGTGATCGACGGGCAGATCAACCTGCGCGATGCCGTTAATGGCACCATCAGCTATACCAACGAAGCCGGTAAAATTTATCAGCTGAAACCCAATCCGGCGGTTCTGATCTGCCGCGTACGCGGCCTGCACCTGCCGGAAAAACACGTCACGTGGCGCGGAGAAGCGATTCCGGGCAGCCTGTTTGATTTTGCCCTCTATTTCTTCCACAACCACAAAAACCTGCTGGCAAAAGGCAGTGGCCCCTATTTCTACCTGCCGAAGACCCAGGCCTGGCAGGAAGCGGCCTGGTGGAGTGAGGTGTTCAGCTACGCGGAAGATCGCTTCAACCTGCCGCGTGGCACCATTAAAGCCACCCTGCTGATTGAAACGCTGCCTGCCGTATTCCAGATGCATGAAATCCTGCACGCTCTGCGCGATCACATTGTGGGTCTGAACTGCGGACGCTGGGACTACATCTTCAGCTATATCAAAACGTTGAAAAACCACCCCGATCGCGTACTGCCGGATCGCCAGGTTGTCACCATGGATAAACCGTTCCTCAGCGCCTACTCGCGCCTGCTGATTAAAACCTGCCACAAGCGCGGTGCCTTTGCGATGGGCGGCATGGCGGCCTTTATTCCGAGCAAAGACGCTGAGCGTAACAATCAGGTGCTCAACAAGGTGAAAGCTGACAAGGAGCTTGAAGCGCGTAACGGTCACGACGGCACGTGGATCGCCCATCCGGGCCTGGCCGATACGGCAATGGAAGTCTTTAACCACGTACTCGGTGACAACAAAAACCAGCTGTTTGTCACCCGTGATGACGATGCCCCAATCGCAGAAGAGCAACTTCTGGCGCCGTGCTCGGGTGAACGCACGGAAGAGGGCATGCGTGCCAATATCCGCGTGGCCGTGCAGTACATCGAAGCGTGGATCTCCGGTAACGGCTGTGTGCCCATCTACGGTCTTATGGAAGACGCGGCGACGGCAGAAATCTCCCGTACCTCTATCTGGCAGTGGATCCACCATCAGAAAACGCTCAGCAACGGCAAGCCGGTGACCAAATCCCTGTTCCGCCAGATGCTGGCCGAAGAGATGCGCGTCATTCAGGACGAGCTGGGCGAACACCGCTTCAGCAGCGGACGTTTTGATGATGCCGCCCGCCTGATGGAGCAAATCACAACCTCAGATGACTTAATCGACTTCCTCACCCTGCCAGGCTACCGCCTGCTTGCGTAA
- the metA gene encoding homoserine O-acetyltransferase MetA → MPIRVQDELPAVNFLREENVFVMTTSRATGQEIRPLKVLILNLMPKKIETENQFLRLLSNSPLQVDIQLLRIDARESRNTPSEHLNNFYCNFDDIREENFDGLIVTGAPLGLVEFNDVAYWPQIKQVLEWAKDHVTSTLFVCWAVQAALNILYGIPKQTRTEKLSGVYEHHILHPHALLTRGFDDSFLAPHSRYADFPAQLIRDYTDLEILAETEDGDAYLFASKDKRIAFVTGHPEYDPHTLAAEYFRDVEAGLNPDVPYNYFPKNDPQNKPRATWRSHGNLLFTNWLNYYVYQITPYDLRHMNPTLE, encoded by the coding sequence ATGCCGATTCGGGTGCAGGACGAGCTACCAGCCGTCAATTTCTTACGTGAAGAAAACGTCTTTGTGATGACCACTTCACGCGCGACAGGTCAGGAAATTCGCCCCCTGAAGGTGCTCATTCTTAATCTGATGCCGAAAAAGATCGAAACAGAGAATCAGTTCCTGCGCCTGCTTTCGAACTCTCCGCTTCAGGTGGATATTCAGCTGCTGCGGATCGATGCCCGTGAGTCGCGTAACACGCCTTCTGAGCATTTGAATAACTTCTACTGTAACTTCGACGATATCCGCGAGGAAAACTTCGACGGACTGATTGTCACTGGTGCGCCGCTGGGCCTGGTAGAATTTAATGATGTCGCCTACTGGCCGCAGATCAAACAGGTACTGGAGTGGGCAAAAGATCACGTCACGTCCACGCTGTTTGTCTGTTGGGCAGTACAAGCTGCGCTGAATATCCTCTACGGCATCCCCAAACAAACCCGTACCGAAAAACTCTCCGGCGTATACGAACACCACATTCTTCACCCTCATGCCTTGCTGACACGCGGGTTTGATGATTCGTTCCTGGCCCCGCATTCGCGCTACGCCGATTTCCCGGCGCAGCTGATTCGTGACTACACCGATCTGGAGATCCTGGCCGAAACAGAAGATGGCGATGCTTACCTGTTTGCCAGCAAAGATAAGCGTATTGCCTTTGTAACCGGCCATCCTGAATACGATCCACACACCCTCGCGGCAGAGTATTTCCGTGATGTCGAAGCGGGTCTCAATCCGGATGTGCCGTATAACTACTTCCCGAAAAACGATCCCCAGAACAAACCGCGAGCCACCTGGCGCAGTCACGGGAATTTGCTGTTTACCAACTGGCTCAACTATTACGTCTACCAGATAACGCCATACGATCTGCGTCACATGAATCCGACGCTGGAGTAA
- the aceK gene encoding bifunctional isocitrate dehydrogenase kinase/phosphatase, with product MSRGLELLIAQTILQGFDAQYGRFLEVTSGAQQRFEHADWHAVQQAMKQRIHLYDHHVGLVVEQLRCITDGKNPDAAFLLRVKEHYTHLLPDYPRFEIAESFFNSVYCRLFDHRSLSPERLFIFSSQPERRFRTIPRPLAKDFFPDHGWEKLLHRVLTDLPLRLPWENKARDIGFIIAHLHESFGEEALSHCHLQVANELFYRNKAAWLVGKLVTPSATVPFLLPIHRTDDGELFVDTCLTTSAEASIVFGFARSYFMVYAPLPAALVEWLREILPGKTTAELYMAIGCQKHAKTESYREYLRYVTTADEQFIEAPGIRGMVMLVFTLPGFDRVFKVIKDTFAPQKEMTAAHVRACYQLVKEHDRVGRMADTQEFENFVLDKRQIDPALMALLLQEAPAKITDLGDKIAISHLYIERRMVPLNIWLEQADGQALKDAIEEYGNAIRQLAAANIFPGDMLFKNFGVTRHGRVVFYDYDEICYMTEVNFRDIPPPRYPEDELSGEPWYSVSPGDVFPEEFRHWLCADPRIGPLFEEMHADLFRASYWRGLQTRIKNGHVEDVYAYRRKQRFCIRFSPYHAG from the coding sequence ATGTCGCGTGGTCTGGAATTACTGATTGCACAGACTATTTTGCAGGGCTTCGATGCCCAGTATGGTCGTTTTCTGGAAGTCACCTCCGGCGCGCAGCAGCGCTTTGAGCACGCCGACTGGCATGCGGTCCAGCAGGCCATGAAGCAGCGTATTCACCTCTACGATCATCACGTGGGTTTGGTGGTGGAACAACTGCGCTGCATTACCGACGGTAAAAACCCTGACGCGGCATTTTTACTGCGCGTTAAGGAGCACTACACCCATTTGTTGCCAGACTACCCGCGCTTCGAGATTGCGGAGAGCTTTTTCAACTCCGTGTATTGCCGGTTATTTGACCACCGCTCATTATCTCCTGAGCGGTTATTTATTTTTAGCTCCCAGCCGGAGCGCCGTTTTCGCACCATTCCGCGCCCGCTGGCGAAGGATTTTTTCCCCGACCACGGCTGGGAGAAGCTCCTGCACCGCGTGTTAACAGATTTACCGCTGCGTTTGCCGTGGGAGAATAAAGCCCGCGATATTGGCTTTATCATCGCCCATCTCCACGAATCCTTTGGCGAAGAGGCTCTCAGCCACTGCCATTTGCAGGTCGCCAACGAGCTTTTCTACCGCAATAAAGCCGCATGGCTGGTGGGCAAGCTGGTGACGCCCTCCGCCACCGTGCCGTTTCTGTTGCCCATACACCGTACCGATGACGGCGAACTGTTTGTCGATACCTGCCTGACCACCAGCGCTGAGGCCAGCATTGTGTTTGGCTTCGCCCGCTCCTATTTTATGGTCTACGCTCCGCTGCCTGCCGCCCTGGTGGAGTGGCTGCGCGAGATCCTGCCGGGCAAAACCACCGCCGAGCTGTATATGGCGATTGGCTGTCAAAAGCATGCCAAAACGGAAAGCTACCGGGAGTATTTGCGTTATGTCACCACCGCCGATGAGCAATTTATCGAAGCGCCCGGCATTCGCGGCATGGTGATGCTGGTCTTTACGCTGCCGGGGTTTGACCGGGTGTTTAAGGTCATCAAAGATACATTCGCGCCGCAGAAAGAGATGACCGCAGCGCATGTTCGTGCCTGCTATCAGCTGGTGAAAGAACACGATCGCGTCGGACGTATGGCGGATACGCAGGAGTTTGAAAATTTTGTGCTGGATAAGCGGCAGATCGATCCGGCTTTAATGGCCCTGTTACTGCAGGAAGCACCGGCAAAAATCACCGATTTGGGCGACAAAATAGCGATTAGCCATCTGTATATCGAGCGCCGTATGGTGCCGCTGAATATCTGGCTGGAACAGGCCGACGGTCAGGCTTTAAAAGATGCCATTGAAGAGTACGGCAACGCGATTCGTCAGCTTGCCGCCGCCAATATCTTCCCCGGCGACATGCTGTTTAAAAACTTCGGCGTGACCCGACACGGGCGGGTAGTGTTCTATGATTACGATGAAATTTGCTACATGACCGAGGTTAATTTCCGCGATATCCCGCCGCCCCGTTACCCGGAAGATGAACTCTCCGGCGAGCCGTGGTACAGCGTCTCACCGGGCGATGTCTTTCCCGAGGAGTTTCGCCACTGGCTGTGCGCCGACCCGCGTATTGGGCCATTGTTTGAAGAGATGCATGCCGATCTGTTTCGTGCCAGCTACTGGCGCGGGCTGCAAACGCGGATCAAAAACGGGCATGTGGAAGATGTGTACGCCTACCGTCGTAAGCAGCGGTTTTGCATCCGGTTTTCTCCCTATCACGCAGGGTAA